From a single Raphanus sativus cultivar WK10039 chromosome 3, ASM80110v3, whole genome shotgun sequence genomic region:
- the LOC130509179 gene encoding SUMO-conjugating enzyme UBC9-like: MGIFRTLSFRRNTSRAAASNKPKSKESSVSWCGEKRLLKESQMQDEILKTYVISRLASPANVFRWEANLIGPEDCPFENGVFAVSVHIPTKYPFKPPKIVFNTKIFHPNINENGVISIDILGSQWSPTLRIDLVLLSICSVLSNPVEPFVPSNPAVKVYLQDRNAYEKIARMWTLEYANA; encoded by the exons ATGGGAATATTTCGAACTTTAAGTTTCCGGCGAAATACATCTCGGGCCGCCGCATCTAACAAACCTAAGTCTAAAGAATCATCGGTTTCTTGGTGTGGGGAGAAGAGGCTCTTGAAAGAATCACAAATGCAAGATGAAATACTCAAGACATACGTCATCTCACGGTTGGCTTCGCCGGCAAATGTTTTCCGGTGGGAAGCAAACCTCATCGGACCGGAGGACTGCCCGTTCGAAAACGGTGTCTTCGCCGTCTCTGTTCACATCCCAACCAAATATCCATTCAAACCACCCAAGATCGTATTCAACACCAAG aTATTTCATCCTAACATCAACGAAAATGGAGTAATTAGTATCGATATATTGGGGTCGCAATGGTCACCAACTTTGAGGATCGATTTGGTACTCTTATCCATATGTTCGGTCCTCTCGAACCCGGTCGAGCCATTTGTTCCTAGCAATCCTGCCGTGAAGGTGTACCTGCAAGACCGGAACGCTTACGAGAAGATTGCGAGAATGTGGACTCTGGAATATGCAAATGCTTGA
- the LOC130510067 gene encoding uncharacterized protein LOC130510067 has product MSVAVPILLPMDDFLVERQDMWKRVLRFILRMTSGVVYSIVMHILLITAYTLLTFRIFYTRGGFDIVLFFDVIGLSVLYLVFGLLEIAVRASFKDQMCVTFFGHISHMVGSMLLLSYKVPSNHIEAFAFCFLGIPFFIWTYFVMFSTFIPEFMGDDSLTQPLV; this is encoded by the exons ATGTCTGTTGCTGTCCCTATCCTCTTGCCG atgGATGACTTTCTCGTAGAGAGACAAGACATGTGGAAGCGTGTACTAAGATTTATCCTCAG GATGACTTCGGGAGTAGTCTACTCAATAGTGATGCATATTTTGCTCATCACCGCATACACTTTGCTAACTTTTCGGATTTTCTATACAAGGGGAGGCTTTGATATCGTCCTGTTTTTCGATGTCATAGGCCTCTCTGTCTTATACCTTGTGTTTGGTTTATTGGAAATCGCCGTGAGAGCGTCTTTTAAAGACCAGATGTGTGTCACATTCTTTGGGCATATCAGCCATATGGTGGGATCTATGCTTCTCCTCTCGTACAAGGTTCCATCAAATCATATTGAGGCTTTTGCCTTTTGTTTCCTTGGAATACCATTCTTTATTTGGActtattttgttatgttttctACTTTTATTCCAGAATTTATGGGAGATGACTCTTTAACCCAACCATTGGTTTAG